The region CGGTTATTCCTCCAAGTGTGGCTCCTGCAAGAAAACCATCATGCCAGGTACAAATGCATGCTGAAATGATcaggaaatgtaaatgtatatgTGGCTACAGATTGtggaaaaaattgtatattttgGTTTAAATACTTCAACGATACACTCATGTGGCTGCATGGCGGCATTGTTAGCGCCGTTGCCCAGCTTAAAGCAAGAAGATTTCGGAATCaaatcatcatttttatttcataaatTTCCTCTGAGTGCTCTGCCTCCTGCACTTAAAGTTGTAGGTGGACATGGCAACCTGTCTGCAGACCCCGCCCCAACACGGTTGGCATGACTGTCGACAAAGCGTCTCCAACATCTCAGGATTAGTAGATTTAGGAACTGAATATACTTTGCTTATCTGTGGACTTTGGGAATTGTAACTTTGTAGGTCTTTTATGAGCTCTACCTTTGcacacaatacattttttttgtcatggCATCACACTTGGCCCTTTTTGAAAAACCTGAGCCAGGTTTCATCAGAAAACTTGGAACAGGAAGTTTTCCCCACATCTCCACAAAGGAGTTCTGCCACAAAAGAAAAGGAGATAACCCCAAACGACAGGCATAGATGGATAAATTAAATGCATCTATAGAAGAGGACTGCACTTTttggttgtttgttttcttttaaaaaataaaatcaatagcAAAATGGAGGGGGGTGAACCTTGATTTTGAACATCTACATCAATGGCAGTAGTTGGGTTATAAAGTGATCATTTCAAAGGTAGGACGGGTAATAAACCGCCAGCATAAACCTACAATTGTGACTTTGAGTTAGAATATGGTCATAAAAATGTGAACTTGAAAAGCATGATCACCCTTTATTATGAGCTTTGTTTAGTCATATAGTAAAATATAAGCATTTCAAAGAAGCCAATTCTATCCGGACTGTGCTGTCCCTTCCTCAGAGGCAAACTGGGACTATTTTGGGGATTGTGTTTTTCTGTCGTCAAGGTACCATATGCTAACTAAGCTGCTTCTATCCTGTGTGCCAGGTTCTCGCAAAATGGAATACAAGGGGAACAGCTGGCATGAGACCTGCTTCCTGTGCCATCGCTGTCACCAGCCAATAGGAACCAAGTCCTTCATCCCCAAAGATGCCGGCTACTTTTGCGTGCCCTGCTTTGAGAAGCAGTTTGCATACCAGTGCTGTGCCTGTAAGAAGGTAGAGTTACAGCTGTGAGGTTAACATGTAATGGTCACTGCAATAAATCAAAATTGTAGCAGTGTATTGTTACTaccagacagagagagagattgaGTGCGAGAGAAGATATGTGTCTATCATTTTTATTTCTCACTACTGGTCTTTCCTGGTTATATCTCAGTCTATTACAACGGGTGGAGTGACCTACCAAGATAAGCCGTGGCACCGTGAATGTTTCCTCTGCATTAGCTGTAGAAAGCAGCTATCGGGCCAGCGCTTCACCTCCAGGGAAAACTACCCCTACTGTCTTGAGTGCTTCAGCAACCTGTATGCAAAGAAGTGTGTGGGCTGTACCAAGGCCATAACTAGTGAGCCCTTCCTCCTTCGTCTATTCAATCTGTCACAAATGCAGTTTTTGCAGATATGTTGATATACGTCATTTTTCTGCAGGTCTTGCAGGTGCCAAATACATCTCCTTTGAGGAGCGCCAGTGGCACAGTGAGTGCTTCACCTGCATGCAGTGCTCCGTGTCACTGGTGGGACGTGGCTTTCTCACCCAGCGCGACAACATTTTGTGCACCGACTGCGGGAGGGAGAAGTGATGAGGTTGTGGACGGACAACCACACTCAACAACAGCAGCTCACGTTCTGATATTTGTGCACCCATGAATATTTCCTGTCACTGTGCCTAGAACaaatatgatataataatatGGTGTTACAAATCACTCTTAACTACTCCCTCACATACCCACAATACTTTACTCGCCAAAGTGGTGATACTTTCATCAATTAAAGTTTTGAAATAATTCTATCTATTGCTGAACAATGCTtctttaaagaaagaaattggtTTTTGCAAGGATAAAATAGATGCTGCTTTTAAGACAATTCACGGCCGATAAGTTTTATGAAGATAAATGGCAAAATGTTTGATGCTGATAATAACTGCTGCAGCTGTTTGTTGTGCTTTCGCAGCGGATGAAATTAAATGCTCACAAAGGAAGCTGCATACGGTGCATGAAATTTGCTTTAAACATGAAAGGTTGCTCCAATAAAGAGTTTCAGTTTCTCACCTTGATATGTCTTATTGTGCTCAAATAATGCAAAGCAGAAGAAGCCTCTGCATAATTATCTGAAATTCCTGAGGGATGACATAAGGCACACAGTTCAGTGAAACAAATATAGGGTAAATTATTCCCTTTTTTTGACCACGATGACCTCTTTCAGTCATGCTTTAGACGTACATTGTTGAAAAACGACAAGGGAAGATGCACGTGGGCTCTTGACCTCATCACACTCAGCTCGTGCATTAAACTCAAACAAACTCATggttaaaataaatgatttacaGATCACTTGCTCTTCTGCTTGTCCACTGACCAAAGCCACCACTTTAGTCCTTGGACCTACCAACAGTAAAAAGTGGCCGTGACGGAGGCAACCACTAAATGTCCCTCTTCTTCTCCATATATAtattgtaaaagatttttttttttacttcttggAGAAGTGGCTGGATGAGTTATGCAAGTGTCCTCTTCCCGTGGCAGGATATTCGCCTTAAAATGCTGACATAGATTTCCTGTCAGCATGTAGTCACACCGAGGAGGAGAAACCACTTTACACTTCATTTACTTGCAAAGGAATTAAGACAAAGCTGAACTGCAAAGAGGTAGGGACTGGTTATTGACCATTGATCATATTTCAGGATTTTACATTTAGGTTTTTACTAAAACTTCACAGTGAAAAAAATGGTGTATTAATGGACCTTGTTTCTTCTGCCTTTGCTGGTGATTTAACACTTCAGCTGGATTTTTCATTCGTGCCTTTGCAGAGCCAACATCCAGCATTAGCAATGGCTTTCAGAGCATTCACCCAAGTGCATGTTTATGAAAAGCAGGGAGTCTCAAAAGAGAAGGACAAGACCAGCATCCAGTGCCTTGAGTGCTATGACCGAAATGTATATATGGGAACTAAAGATGCAACAGTCCAGCACCTGATTCTCAGCAGAAGCACAAACGGAGTCCTGAATTCGGGCCAGACCAACACCAGAGAGGGTAGAGCGAGAAAACTAGGCTCAAGCGGCTCTGTAGTCAAACTGAGGGCGGTCCCGCTTCTCAACCATCTGCTCGTCCTGTGGGACAGAAGCGTCACTGCCCTCAACATGTTCTCCTTAGAACCTGTTCCAACTCTGAAGAAGATCCAGCACGTGTCTCTGTTCGAGCTGTGCGACTCATCGCTTGAAACGGAGAGAGCATGTGTGCAGATAGTGACGTCCTCTAGCCGCAGGAAAGTGATCCAGATCCACGTTGTGGGGGTTAGCAGGTGGGAGGTTGTGAAGGAGGTGTCCCTGCTCCAAGAACCTGTGGCTTTGGCACTAGACGGCACAAGTCTGTGTGTTGCCACTGCTCACAGATATGTCCTCTGCAACATTCACACTGGGAGCACCGAGGAGCTTTTTTCCCACAATCATAGGAGGCAACAGGCCTTTGTTGCCTCAGTGGGGCGAGGGGAGTTCCTCCTGAATGGTCCTGAATGTTTGGGTAAGTGCTGACAAAATGTCCCGAAGGCTGCCCAGCCCATATTTCATGTACCAGTCCTTCTATCCACCCAGCCAGGGGATATTTATTTACCCAGGAAATCTTTCTGTCATCTTTATCCCTCAGGCGTGTTTGTGATGAAGACAGGGACGTGCCAACGCCCTCCCCTCCAGTGGCCTCGGGAGGTGCTGGCAGTCGGAGTATATTTCCCTTACATCCTAGCCCTCGAGCCACACGTGCTCTCCGTCTACAGCATGTTAGATCAGCTGTGCAAACAGACGCTCAATCTCAGCGGAGGACAGGGGCTGCTTTCCACATCAGGTAAACCAAGCAATGTCAAATCGGCCACTAATCCAGGCATGGTGTAACACAGGAGCCCTCCAAAAGATGCAGTCATGATTGTTTCAGCCAATCCTTCGAGCACACACCACACATTGAGCATCTCTGGAaaaccctctgatcatcccactgcttgcttccacctgtctgtatggatgtctggtagatgcctgctgacatcctgacctgcagtcccccccccacccctctgaccacctcagcgtctgctgtctacatctgtttatatcaGGGGTcatcaaccctggtcctcgagggccggtgtcctgcatgttttagatgtttccctgctttaacacacctgattctaattaatcatcgtcaccagcttgtcatcaaagtctggatagttctgttgatgacacagtcacttgtatcatggtgcaatgaagcagggaaacatctaaaacctgcagggacaccggccctcgaggaccagggttggtgacccctggtttaTATAGTCGTCCCTGTAGTGCACTAACTAACCatttggcacttttgcactaggacttactgagcccgactcggttcgtcacgcctctacccgcctctacccgtttgtttttccacagccaggggagaagtgggcaggttggggtgaagcttctgtgacgtactcgattgcgcaacccctttgttcatgtcggcggtgatcagaaatcagctggagccgcgagcggctgagagtaaaacagccagtctacatcccttttttaattctgtcgtcagtcaccaggtttatgaacatctgcacctcagagttggatcaccaaacagacgttttgcgctttataataaaatcgccgcgagccgcgagtcgctctcgcactgactcccgcttcctgattcaaacgtctgacggccccgccccccgaccaatcagaggcgtggagggtgatgacatcagaaatagtcccggctcagcccgcaaagaacctcgccagaatagttacagaaatagtatcggcttggagcagctctacccgtctcagcccctagtgcaaacgtgcaagacgggggcgcaccgagccgagccgggcggaggcgggactagtgcaaaagcgccaattgtgtctgtgtctctcctttctctgttattcattctctctgtctggtCTCTCTTTTCCTTCTCTGCCCATGGCCTtctgcaggagggtccccccttatgttccgggtcctgctcaaggttttttccctcctaaaggggacttTTTCCtcgccactgtttggcttaaggtttttctcccactaggggagtttctaccagtcattgtttatgtaataattgctcagggatcATGTTCTGTgcctctggaaagcgcctaaagacaacttctgttgttatAGAAActatataaaaacaataaaattgaattgaattggaaaaacaaaagcaaatctCCCCACAGATGGTGTACTAGCGTTCACAGAAAGAGATGTTTTCAGCCTGAAGCTCGTGCCATTCGAAGAGCAGATCCGTGAGCTGCTGGGACATGACAGGGTTGAAGAGGCCTTAGTGCTGCTGGATGGAGTTCAAAGCTATTATCCACTTGACACATATGAGGTAAATGCTGGATTATACAGAAGAAATTCCAGAGGATGCAAACACATTCTTGCTTTAAAATCTACTGGCTGAGtagctttttctcttttcctcaaCTTCAGTTCTTCATCAGCATCTGCTCTTGTCGGGCGGTATTCGTTCCAACAAAAATTTTAGTATTTTATAACTTCATGATGCTTTCTAAATAATCTTAATACGTTACATACCAAGTTGCATTCCACTAAAGTACTAAAAACTTTATATTGCATCATTGTGAGTCCGTTGTGTATTCCAGTTGGATGaatccaactgagtgcagcagATGGCGTCATTCTGGTGGAATTTGTACCAAATGAAAGTGGAAGATGATAAAATTAACATACCAGTGAGTCTCATTTGGTTGGTTTCTTGTGTTCATTTTTGTgtattattgtttgttttttttaattggcagGAACTGCAGAAGGCCACTACTCGCCTAGCTGGATTTGTTCACTTCTACCAGGAGGATTTTGCTGTGGCCAGAGATCTGTTCATGTAAGAGCAAACACCTCCCAACATTACTGCTCCAAACTTTTAGCATGGTTACTCTTTATGAAATTGTTCTTTTGTGCTGATTTCTACACTGTTGTCCGATAAGAAATCAATAATCCCCCCCCCTCCGCTTGCTTAGTAAAGGTGAACTGGACCCGAGAGAAATCATCCACACCTACCCCCACAT is a window of Cololabis saira isolate AMF1-May2022 chromosome 16, fColSai1.1, whole genome shotgun sequence DNA encoding:
- the fhl5 gene encoding four and a half LIM domains protein 5 codes for the protein MSASERFDCHYCKDSLLGKKYIMKEDTQYCTKCYENLFSNCCESCSSPIGCNSKDLSYKDHHWHEQCFKCAECSRSLVEKAFAAKEDLMLCTECYAHGYSSKCGSCKKTIMPGSRKMEYKGNSWHETCFLCHRCHQPIGTKSFIPKDAGYFCVPCFEKQFAYQCCACKKSITTGGVTYQDKPWHRECFLCISCRKQLSGQRFTSRENYPYCLECFSNLYAKKCVGCTKAITSLAGAKYISFEERQWHSECFTCMQCSVSLVGRGFLTQRDNILCTDCGREK